Below is a window of Lujinxingia litoralis DNA.
GCCGCCCTGCCTGCTCAGCCCCTGCGAGCTGGCCACCCCGAAATCCAGCAGAGTCACCCGCCCCCCATCGTCAACCAGCACATTGCCGGGCTTTAAATCGCCGTGGACCACCCCCTGACTGTGCACCAGCGCCAGCACCTTGAGCAGGCTGCGCACCCGCATCGCCAGCCCCTCCCAGCCGTACACCCCGCGGCCCGGGAAGGGCGCGCCCGCGACGTAGTTCATCACCAGAAAGTAGCGCCCGCGATCAATCCCTTCGTCGCGCAGCTGCACCACCCCGGGCACATCCAGAACTCGCAAAATCGCAGCCTCGCGCCAGACATGGCGCTGTTCGATGATCGGGCCCTGGTGCTCCAGCACCTTCAGCGCCACGTCTTCATCCAGCAGACGATCCCGCGCCTGGTAGACCGCCCCAAACCCCCCGGCGCCCAGCCGCCGCCGCACCACGTAGCGCCCGGCAATCATCTCCCCGGACAAAAGCCCCTCGGCCCCGGGGCCCTCACCTGCCATCAGCTCGCCAGACATGCCCCTCCCCTCGCCATCCGCTTCCTCGCCACTTCCCTCCACGCCCCCTTATTCCTCCCCCCCCTGATCCTCCCAGCGCCCCCTCCACAGATCGTCGATCTCCCGACCACTGAGCACCAACATCCCCAGCGTCTCCCGGGGCTGCAGGCCCAGCGCCTGCGCCACCGGCGCATGCAGCTCGTAACCACGAGGCGCCCGGCGGTAACGGGCAATCGTGGCCTGGAAGCCCCGGGCCCCGGGGCGCTCCACACTCACCAGCGCTTCGCCCTCAGCCTCCTCCGCGTCCTGGAAGCTGCCGGCGAACATCCCCTCATGAGTGCGTTGAATCAGCCGGCACTCCTCGGTGGGGCACACAAAGGTGGGGCCCCCGTCGAAGGGATCAATGCTGCGATCCCACTCAAAGCCAACGGAGCGCAGCATCTTCTCCACCGGACGTGTCGGCCCGCCGACCACCCCGATCTTCTCGCGCACATGCGCCGGCAAAAGCGCGGTGTAAATCGGCGTCTGCGGAAAAAGACTGCGAATGAACTCCACATTCTGGCGGCTGAGCTGATCGGCCTCCCGATACTCCAGCTCGGTAAAGTTCGCCCCCAGGCACTCCCAGAGATCGCTGGTGCCGTCGGGGTTTAGCTCCGGGAGCAGCTCGGCGATGATCGCGTCGCGGAACCAGTCCCGGCGACGCCCAATGAACAAAAAACGCATAAAGCTGAGCAACTTACCCAGCTTCATCCCGTGCCCCTGATAGGCCGGATCCAGAATCAGGCCCCCGATCTCGGTGGGACCATCGTAGTTAAAGCTCAGCTGCAACACCTGGTGCACGAAGTACCGGGCCAGGGTCTGGGAGTACTTCTGCTCCTGGCGCACCTCAAAGTACACCGTCGGCCGCTCGAAGCTGCCGTGTTGAGCGATGATCATCGAGGTGCCGATCAGGCGCCCGGCCGCGGTGTCTTCCATCACAAAGACGTACTGACGCGCATGATGGGGCCGCTCCCCGGCAAAGCTCTCCTGGCTCTCAGCGATGGTTGCGGCCAGCTTCTGGCGATCCGCCGGCAAATTGAGCGTGTTGAGGTGGTGGGCCAGGCGTTCCAGCTCGTCGAGATCATCGGGGCGTACATCGCGCAGCACAAACATCGCGTTGCTCCAGCAAACCAAAAAGAGGAAGTCCGGGGGCACCGAGCGCCACGCCGGGGGGAATTTGTCAGCGCCGCAGGCGTTGCTTACATTGATGGTTGGAGCATAGTCGTCACCCGGCGGCTTGCAAGCTCCGGCATCCACCTGACCATATCCTGTCGCAGCTACGAGGAAGGTATGTCCGATCGCTTCATGGAAGGACTGGGTAAGTTGGGGCGCAGCCTGCGCCGATCGGCACGCCGTGCCACCGGTGAGACCGCGCTGCGCTCGGTACGCACCTCGGTGGTCAGCACTCGCCAGGGCGCGGCCCACACCGCCGCGCTCGTCGCGCAGGCCCCCATGATGCAATCAGCTCGCTTCGTCATCTCGTCGGGGCCGATACGCGATCTGGCGGTGATCTGCGGCCGCGCTGGCGTCGCCGGCGCGGTGGTCGACGGCGCCCTGGGCGGCATGAACGCCTTGCAGGCGGTACGCCAGGGACGCATCGACGGCAAGCAGGCCGTGATTCACGCCGGCTCCGAGGCGGGCTGCGGCTTTTTGACCAGCTCCTCGGGCACCGCGGGCACCCTGGCCGCCTACATGATCACCGGCTCCATGGGCCCGGCGGCGC
It encodes the following:
- a CDS encoding arginine N-succinyltransferase, producing MFVLRDVRPDDLDELERLAHHLNTLNLPADRQKLAATIAESQESFAGERPHHARQYVFVMEDTAAGRLIGTSMIIAQHGSFERPTVYFEVRQEQKYSQTLARYFVHQVLQLSFNYDGPTEIGGLILDPAYQGHGMKLGKLLSFMRFLFIGRRRDWFRDAIIAELLPELNPDGTSDLWECLGANFTELEYREADQLSRQNVEFIRSLFPQTPIYTALLPAHVREKIGVVGGPTRPVEKMLRSVGFEWDRSIDPFDGGPTFVCPTEECRLIQRTHEGMFAGSFQDAEEAEGEALVSVERPGARGFQATIARYRRAPRGYELHAPVAQALGLQPRETLGMLVLSGREIDDLWRGRWEDQGGEE